A window of the Alkalinema sp. FACHB-956 genome harbors these coding sequences:
- a CDS encoding YdiU family protein codes for MGSVPFPGRPVNPILALNYEPAIEQLGEDYFDPVPAAEFPSYSLRWRNDDVLQQLGLDPEAVTDQHFIEAFGQFQGRSPFLALRYHGYQFGEYNPALGDGRGFLYGQVRGIDDRLYDLGTKGSGTTPYSRGGDGRLTLKGGVREVLAAEMLYRLGVRTSRCLSLVETGEKLWRGDEPSPTRSSVMIRVQQSHIRFGTFERLHYLGRKDLIANLLEHGIEYYYPHLLPAPDRYARFYGELVCRVAELVAQWMAAGFCHAVLNTDNMAITGESFDYGPYAFIPSLDPKFTAAYFDYFGRYAYSNQPLICKWNLQMLQVPLKLVISESDLDAAIAQYDAHYGQTYRALMLKKLGFGQTEELGDDGLARELLKATIEFLHTSQTSYHGFFWELTRKFSPTWRQDANQILADFPIEVTDLQPLFDQWRQRYHQLLNNVPEADLPAIQAQLYAQNPDLVITRPEIEAVWEPITQDDNWQPFNTLLQRIRTVLSPQSF; via the coding sequence ATGGGAAGCGTTCCATTTCCAGGCCGTCCCGTGAACCCCATTCTGGCGCTCAACTACGAACCCGCGATCGAACAGTTGGGAGAAGACTATTTTGATCCCGTCCCAGCGGCGGAATTTCCCAGCTATTCCCTGCGGTGGCGTAACGATGACGTCTTACAGCAGTTGGGACTAGACCCGGAAGCAGTTACCGATCAGCATTTTATTGAAGCCTTTGGGCAATTCCAAGGCCGATCGCCCTTCCTCGCCTTGCGTTACCACGGGTATCAATTCGGGGAGTACAATCCTGCCCTCGGAGATGGCCGAGGTTTTCTCTACGGGCAAGTGCGGGGAATCGACGATCGCCTCTACGACTTGGGCACCAAGGGATCGGGCACCACCCCCTATTCCCGAGGCGGCGACGGGCGACTCACGTTGAAAGGCGGCGTCCGAGAGGTGTTAGCGGCGGAAATGTTGTACCGCTTGGGTGTCCGCACGTCCCGCTGTTTGAGTTTGGTGGAAACGGGGGAAAAACTCTGGCGTGGGGATGAACCCTCTCCCACCCGATCGTCGGTGATGATTCGCGTCCAGCAATCGCATATCCGTTTCGGTACCTTTGAACGGCTGCATTACCTAGGCCGTAAGGATTTGATCGCCAATCTATTAGAGCATGGGATCGAATACTATTATCCCCACCTGTTACCGGCCCCCGATCGCTACGCCCGGTTCTATGGCGAATTAGTTTGCCGGGTAGCGGAGTTGGTGGCGCAGTGGATGGCAGCGGGATTTTGCCATGCAGTGTTGAACACCGATAATATGGCCATTACGGGGGAAAGTTTTGACTATGGCCCCTATGCCTTTATCCCCAGCCTTGATCCGAAATTTACCGCTGCGTATTTTGATTATTTCGGACGCTATGCCTATTCCAATCAACCGTTAATTTGTAAATGGAATCTCCAAATGTTGCAGGTTCCATTGAAGTTAGTGATTTCTGAATCGGATCTCGATGCCGCGATCGCTCAGTATGACGCCCACTATGGCCAAACCTATCGGGCTCTCATGCTGAAAAAGTTAGGCTTTGGGCAAACGGAAGAACTCGGAGACGATGGGCTGGCGCGGGAATTGTTGAAGGCCACGATCGAATTTCTCCACACGTCCCAAACCAGCTACCATGGCTTTTTCTGGGAACTCACTCGGAAATTTTCGCCCACTTGGCGGCAGGATGCGAATCAAATTCTGGCAGATTTCCCGATCGAGGTCACAGATCTACAACCGTTATTCGATCAATGGCGACAACGCTACCACCAATTGTTAAATAACGTGCCCGAGGCTGACTTGCCTGCGATCCAAGCCCAACTCTATGCCCAAAATCCAGATTTGGTGATTACCCGCCCGGAAATCGAAGCCGTTTGGGAACCGATTACCCAAGACGATAACTGGCAGCCGTTTAATACCTTGCTACAACGCATTCGTACAGTGCTATCCCCGCAATCGTTTTAG
- the proB gene encoding glutamate 5-kinase, giving the protein MSHAAATHFPTCDRQTIVVKIGTSSLTQPESGNLALSTIAALVEILSELQQQGHRVVLVSSGAVGVGCARLGLTERPKVISVKQAVAAVGQGRLMRIYDDFFTAMQQPIAQVLLTRGDLVERNRYVNVYRTFQELLNLGVIPVVNENDTVAVDELKFGDNDTLSALVASLVDADWLFLLTDVDRLYSADPRTNPDAKPIVLVKNIDDLAVDTGSSGTQWGTGGMVTKISAAQIATGAGVRTVITRGQEPRNLLKILAGESIGTQFEPHARPISARQRWIAHGMVPAGKLYLDDGAVNAIRNAGKSLLAAGIIGIEGSFDADEAVRLCNLHGQEIARGLVNYNSQELQKIRGRRSEEIATILGHTGEDTVVHRDNLVVTKKSSSTLAQPSR; this is encoded by the coding sequence ATGTCCCACGCTGCTGCAACCCATTTCCCAACCTGCGATCGTCAAACGATCGTCGTCAAAATTGGCACCTCTAGCCTGACCCAGCCAGAATCCGGAAACCTCGCCCTCTCCACGATCGCGGCTCTGGTGGAAATCCTCAGCGAACTGCAACAGCAAGGTCACCGCGTCGTTTTGGTGTCGTCAGGCGCGGTGGGAGTGGGATGTGCCCGCCTGGGACTGACCGAACGCCCCAAAGTCATCTCCGTTAAGCAAGCCGTTGCCGCCGTTGGCCAGGGTCGCCTCATGCGGATTTACGACGACTTCTTCACCGCTATGCAACAACCGATTGCCCAAGTCTTGCTGACCCGAGGGGACTTAGTGGAACGCAACCGCTACGTCAACGTCTATCGCACCTTCCAAGAACTGTTAAACCTGGGCGTGATTCCGGTCGTCAATGAAAACGATACCGTTGCTGTTGATGAATTGAAATTTGGGGATAACGACACCCTATCCGCGTTGGTCGCCAGTTTGGTTGATGCCGATTGGTTATTCCTGCTCACGGATGTCGATCGCCTCTACTCTGCCGATCCCCGCACCAATCCCGATGCAAAACCGATCGTATTAGTGAAAAACATTGACGACTTAGCCGTTGATACGGGTAGTTCTGGAACCCAATGGGGCACCGGCGGCATGGTCACGAAAATCTCTGCGGCGCAAATTGCCACCGGCGCAGGGGTGCGAACCGTGATTACCCGAGGTCAAGAACCCCGCAATCTCCTGAAAATTCTGGCCGGGGAGTCGATCGGCACGCAATTTGAACCCCACGCTCGCCCCATCAGTGCCCGTCAGCGCTGGATTGCCCATGGCATGGTTCCCGCCGGAAAACTCTACCTGGATGATGGTGCGGTGAATGCCATTCGCAATGCAGGAAAATCGCTGCTAGCCGCTGGCATTATTGGCATTGAGGGCAGCTTTGATGCCGATGAAGCCGTGCGCCTGTGCAATCTCCACGGTCAGGAAATTGCTCGGGGCTTGGTGAACTACAATAGCCAAGAATTGCAAAAAATCCGAGGCCGCCGATCGGAAGAAATCGCCACCATCCTGGGCCATACAGGGGAAGACACCGTTGTCCATCGCGATAACCTCGTTGTCACCAAGAAATCCAGTTCCACCCTGGCCCAACCCTCTCGCTAA